Proteins from a genomic interval of Lysobacter arenosi:
- a CDS encoding c-type cytochrome — MTRVGWRRIVAWLLLIFLAVLLIGWISRWWSNRGPLQKVVATPEQIERGRYLADAADCAGCHTAYDGAPLAGGLPLHTPFGTIHGTNITPDAEHGIGRYTADDFFHALTHGEARDGHQLYPAMPYVSYRTITRADSDAIYAFVMNQPAMNVPNRKNGVHFPANIRTALHGWNLLFARPEVRSASQGSSADWKRGHYLVETLGHCGECHSPRGSLGQIDRDRPLAGSSKLGRFAAPDITPEGLSARGWDAASLQQYVATGVSAQAVASDEMLRVVSLSTSRLRRDDIHAITVYLLGDAPLPPKSVTTAATAAGPGQRHYLDLCSGCHGRDGEGVPNVAVSLRRNTAVHDSNPHNLIVAILDGLPEHDFPGLARMQDMPGFGDDLDDAQVAELATWLRQRQGGQAKPVDAAAVADLRE; from the coding sequence ATGACCCGCGTCGGCTGGAGGCGCATCGTCGCCTGGCTGCTACTGATCTTCCTGGCCGTGCTGCTGATCGGCTGGATCTCGCGCTGGTGGTCCAATCGCGGCCCGTTGCAGAAGGTCGTTGCCACTCCAGAGCAGATCGAGCGCGGCCGCTACCTGGCCGACGCTGCCGACTGCGCCGGTTGCCATACCGCGTACGACGGTGCCCCGCTGGCAGGTGGACTGCCGCTGCACACGCCATTCGGAACCATCCACGGCACCAACATCACGCCCGACGCCGAGCATGGCATCGGCCGTTACACCGCCGACGATTTCTTCCACGCACTGACCCATGGCGAAGCGCGCGACGGCCACCAGTTGTATCCGGCGATGCCCTACGTGTCGTACCGCACGATCACGCGCGCCGACAGCGACGCGATCTACGCCTTCGTGATGAACCAGCCGGCGATGAACGTACCCAACCGCAAGAACGGCGTTCACTTCCCCGCCAATATCCGCACCGCGCTTCACGGCTGGAACCTGCTGTTTGCCCGCCCCGAGGTCCGCTCCGCCTCGCAGGGCAGCAGTGCCGACTGGAAGCGCGGGCACTACCTGGTGGAGACGCTGGGCCACTGCGGCGAATGCCACAGTCCGCGCGGCAGCCTCGGTCAGATCGACCGCGACCGACCGCTCGCCGGCAGCAGCAAGCTAGGCCGCTTCGCCGCGCCCGACATCACCCCCGAGGGCCTGTCCGCGCGTGGCTGGGATGCGGCGTCGTTGCAGCAGTACGTGGCGACCGGCGTCAGCGCGCAGGCGGTGGCGTCGGACGAGATGCTGCGCGTGGTGAGCCTGTCGACCAGTCGCCTGCGCCGCGATGACATCCATGCGATCACGGTCTATCTGCTCGGCGACGCCCCGCTGCCGCCCAAGTCAGTGACCACTGCCGCGACCGCCGCGGGCCCGGGGCAGCGCCACTACCTGGACCTGTGCTCCGGTTGCCACGGCCGCGATGGCGAAGGCGTGCCCAACGTCGCCGTGAGCCTGCGTCGCAACACCGCCGTGCACGACAGCAATCCGCACAACCTGATCGTCGCGATCCTCGACGGATTGCCCGAGCACGACTTCCCCGGCCTGGCCCGCATGCAGGACATGCCGGGCTTCGGTGACGACCTCGACGATGCGCAGGTCGCCGAGCTCGCCACCTGGCTGCGACAACGGCAGGGCGGGCAGGCGAAGCCGGTCGATGCGGCAGCAGTTGCGGACTTGCGAGAGTAG
- a CDS encoding (2Fe-2S)-binding protein, translating to MSTLPGKLRPLSLQINGVRHGPIQVPEDMMLLDVLHEYLGLTGTRLGCGEGVCRACTVIVDDERGPREVRSCITGAHYFEGKRIRTVEGHARRDAAGTIVELSPVQQAFLDHFSFQCGYCTPGFVNAATVLLERLRKSPIKADQVEDTISEALNPHLCRCTGYVRYYQAVKAVVLATPGLVSDGNERGNKERAP from the coding sequence ATGAGCACGCTTCCAGGCAAGCTGCGGCCGCTGTCATTGCAGATCAACGGCGTCAGGCACGGTCCGATCCAGGTGCCCGAGGACATGATGCTGCTCGATGTCCTGCACGAATACCTGGGCCTGACCGGCACGCGCCTGGGCTGCGGCGAGGGCGTGTGCCGCGCCTGCACGGTGATCGTCGACGACGAACGCGGCCCGCGCGAAGTGCGCAGCTGCATCACCGGCGCTCACTATTTCGAAGGCAAGCGCATCCGCACTGTCGAAGGCCATGCCAGGCGCGATGCGGCGGGCACGATCGTCGAGCTGTCGCCGGTGCAGCAGGCCTTCCTCGACCATTTCAGTTTCCAGTGTGGCTATTGCACGCCGGGCTTCGTCAATGCCGCCACCGTGCTGCTGGAGCGTCTGCGCAAATCGCCGATCAAGGCCGACCAGGTCGAAGACACCATCAGCGAGGCGTTGAACCCGCACCTGTGCCGCTGCACCGGCTACGTGCGCTATTACCAAGCGGTGAAGGCGGTGGTGCTGGCCACGCCGGGACTGGTCAGCGATGGCAATGAGCGCGGCAACAAGGAGCGTGCGCCATGA